The following proteins are encoded in a genomic region of Dyadobacter sp. UC 10:
- a CDS encoding sensor histidine kinase yields the protein MSSARIRFIFWLMTICIVAINAFQAYWLLTTFRLNRSQFKESVQEALFRVVEKEQIARADAMFSEDRQKLGAPGPPPLSRPKMIVRKFKSGANAQTHLYISSGVEDEIKEIAPGDTLANRISRMLVMGWAEGDQIDKRKLYKAYQSELRLRGIQAAFLIDTLRIRPKISGENTFFIDNKIDGLNSTKQFKTFAVPINPVRHLFVQATFDMPFLYLFKKMGGLLAASFFLLTLTTGCFIYMLRTILRQKRLSEIKNDFINNMTHELKTPIATVTAAVEAMMNYGVLDHPEKTKSYLSISQNNLGRLSELVEKVLDMAVEDKQDMKLHREPVNLRQLIAEITENYQLKATKPVQFEHHFTDNETVTVDRMHFANVVSNLVDNALKYSNEAVTVVFKFKNEGKTWQLAVADNGIGIPKNHQQAVFDRFFRVPTGDLHAVKGFGLGLAYVRQVVERHGGSIDLVSEPGKGSEFILKF from the coding sequence ATGAGCAGCGCCCGTATCCGTTTCATTTTCTGGCTGATGACCATTTGCATTGTTGCGATCAATGCATTTCAGGCTTATTGGCTGTTGACGACGTTCCGGCTCAACCGCTCGCAGTTTAAAGAAAGCGTTCAGGAAGCACTTTTTCGCGTCGTAGAGAAGGAACAGATTGCGCGGGCGGATGCTATGTTCAGCGAAGATCGCCAGAAACTGGGAGCGCCGGGCCCGCCGCCATTATCGCGTCCCAAGATGATCGTCAGAAAATTCAAATCGGGCGCCAACGCACAGACGCACCTTTATATAAGTTCAGGAGTTGAGGACGAAATCAAGGAAATAGCGCCGGGAGACACCCTTGCGAACAGGATTTCGAGAATGCTCGTGATGGGCTGGGCAGAAGGCGATCAGATCGATAAAAGAAAATTGTACAAAGCCTATCAGTCCGAACTTCGCCTGCGTGGGATTCAGGCTGCATTTCTGATCGATACCCTGCGCATCAGACCCAAAATCAGTGGAGAAAATACATTCTTTATTGATAACAAAATTGATGGTTTGAATTCGACGAAACAGTTTAAAACATTCGCCGTGCCCATTAATCCGGTCAGGCATTTGTTCGTGCAGGCGACATTTGATATGCCGTTTCTTTATTTGTTTAAAAAAATGGGCGGCTTACTGGCGGCAAGTTTCTTTCTGCTAACCCTGACGACCGGCTGCTTCATTTATATGCTGCGAACGATTTTAAGGCAAAAACGGCTTTCGGAAATCAAAAACGATTTCATCAATAACATGACCCACGAGCTCAAAACGCCCATTGCAACGGTGACTGCCGCGGTGGAAGCGATGATGAACTACGGCGTGCTCGACCATCCTGAAAAAACAAAAAGCTACCTGTCCATTTCCCAAAACAACCTCGGGCGTCTTTCCGAACTGGTTGAAAAAGTGCTCGATATGGCTGTGGAAGACAAGCAGGACATGAAGCTGCACCGCGAGCCGGTCAACCTCCGCCAGCTGATTGCTGAAATTACCGAAAACTATCAGCTCAAAGCCACCAAGCCGGTTCAATTCGAGCATCATTTTACCGACAATGAGACAGTAACAGTAGACCGGATGCATTTCGCGAATGTGGTCAGTAACCTGGTCGATAATGCATTGAAATATTCGAATGAAGCCGTAACGGTGGTTTTTAAATTTAAAAATGAAGGTAAAACCTGGCAGCTGGCCGTAGCAGATAATGGGATCGGTATTCCAAAAAACCACCAGCAAGCTGTTTTCGACCGCTTTTTCCGTGTACCGACGGGTGATTTACACGCAGTAAAAGGTTTCGGTTTGGGCCTTGCTTATGTCCGCCAGGTAGTGGAGCGACATGGCGGCAGCATTGATCTGGTCAGTGAGCCGGGTAAGGGAAGTGAGTTTATACTGAAGTTTTAA
- a CDS encoding glycosyltransferase family 2 protein, with translation MNCPKISVIIPTYNNGTELRRAVKSILLQDALIARQCTVEILIVNDASHEKFQDQLTHLELEFEQCRILNNSVRSGPAAARNAGIRAADGELIGFLDADDEWPSDKVSVLLPYFNKNNIDVAAGKIQYMVAEEQPKINMKFEDAQNRITHVHLGTLLARKSLFENELLFDETLTFSEDVDWWFRLREKNIGIIISEATTLYYHVHGNNMSVNKSIEELQLLKIFHRSVKRRKENQSSPFMPQIKDFRVDQPDPLISIILPLYNGKNLVGKSIDSVLAQTFTNWELLVVDDGSTDEGAQHIENNYPNVRIIRQQNAGVAAARNMGVEHANGDIIAFLDQDDEWVSTKLRDQWDLLKRDPYCSFVTCNQRFICNEGVKLPANFSEKLFEEHRSLVPSALLIRKQALLSVNMFDQSLEVSSDFDLIRKLRLANCKEANVEKMLLKKWYHGENASLNKPLMKREILSLLHRQIKGQ, from the coding sequence ATGAATTGTCCTAAAATCAGTGTCATTATACCAACGTACAATAACGGCACTGAATTAAGAAGAGCCGTTAAAAGCATTCTCTTGCAAGACGCTTTAATCGCCCGACAATGTACCGTCGAAATACTGATTGTCAATGATGCATCCCATGAAAAATTTCAGGATCAATTGACTCATTTGGAGTTGGAATTTGAACAGTGCCGGATTTTAAATAATTCGGTACGATCAGGCCCGGCCGCGGCCAGAAATGCAGGTATACGTGCCGCTGATGGAGAGCTTATCGGATTTTTGGATGCTGATGATGAATGGCCATCCGATAAAGTAAGTGTCTTATTGCCTTATTTTAACAAAAATAACATTGACGTCGCCGCTGGGAAAATCCAATACATGGTAGCGGAAGAGCAGCCGAAAATCAATATGAAATTTGAGGATGCTCAAAATCGAATTACCCACGTTCACTTAGGTACTTTACTAGCCAGGAAATCGCTGTTTGAAAATGAACTCCTGTTCGACGAGACATTAACATTCAGCGAAGATGTGGACTGGTGGTTTCGATTAAGAGAAAAAAATATAGGGATTATAATCAGCGAAGCAACCACACTGTATTATCATGTTCATGGAAATAATATGTCTGTGAATAAAAGTATAGAGGAATTGCAATTATTGAAAATATTTCACCGATCAGTAAAACGAAGAAAGGAAAATCAATCCAGTCCATTTATGCCACAGATTAAAGATTTCAGAGTGGATCAGCCAGATCCTTTGATCAGTATTATTCTGCCACTCTATAACGGAAAAAATCTTGTCGGAAAATCCATCGATAGTGTATTGGCTCAAACATTTACCAACTGGGAATTACTTGTTGTTGACGACGGATCTACGGATGAAGGAGCGCAGCATATTGAAAACAATTATCCCAATGTCCGGATTATCCGACAGCAAAATGCAGGCGTTGCTGCTGCGCGGAATATGGGTGTAGAACATGCAAACGGAGATATCATAGCCTTTTTAGATCAGGATGACGAGTGGGTTTCGACGAAGTTAAGGGATCAATGGGATTTACTAAAAAGAGACCCTTACTGTTCCTTCGTTACGTGTAATCAACGGTTTATCTGCAATGAAGGAGTGAAATTGCCCGCGAATTTCAGTGAGAAATTATTTGAAGAACACCGGTCCCTTGTCCCGAGTGCTTTGCTCATCAGAAAACAGGCGTTACTAAGTGTCAATATGTTCGATCAATCTTTGGAAGTAAGCAGTGATTTTGATTTGATACGCAAGCTGCGGCTGGCCAATTGCAAGGAGGCGAATGTGGAAAAAATGCTGCTGAAAAAATGGTATCACGGAGAGAATGCCAGCTTAAATAAACCGCTGATGAAAAGAGAAATCCTAAGCCTGTTGCACCGTCAAATTAAGGGGCAATGA
- the gdhA gene encoding NADP-specific glutamate dehydrogenase: MTSVQSFMTRIIDRNPGENEFHQAVHEVAETIIPFIQDHPHYQKAKILERITEPERVIIFRVPWMNDLGEVEINRGYRVQMNSAIGPYKGGLRFHPSVNLSTLKFLAFEQIFKNSLTQLPMGGGKGGADFDPKGRSDREVMFFCQSFMTELFRHISSDNDVPAGDIGVGAREIGFMFGQYKRLKNEFTGVLTGKGASYGGSLIRPEATGYGVVYFVEQMLNQRRDSIKGKKVVISGSGNVAQYTLEKCMELGAKVVTLSDSSGYIYDENGIDAEKFAYIMHLKNETRGRINEYADRFGCEFVAGRTPWEIPCDIALPNATQNELNADDARLLVKNGCICVAEGANMPCTPEAIEVFENHDILYAPGKAANAGGVAVSGLEMSQNSLRLSWSREEVDKKLQEIMLNIHSTCLRYGRRPDGRMSYLQGANIGGFVRVADAMLAQGLV; this comes from the coding sequence GTGACTTCAGTACAATCCTTCATGACCCGGATCATCGACAGAAATCCCGGCGAAAATGAATTCCACCAGGCAGTCCATGAGGTTGCAGAGACCATTATCCCCTTTATTCAGGACCATCCGCATTACCAGAAAGCCAAAATACTTGAGCGGATTACGGAGCCTGAGCGGGTCATTATATTCCGGGTACCCTGGATGAACGACCTCGGCGAAGTGGAGATTAACCGCGGATACCGTGTTCAGATGAACAGTGCGATCGGTCCTTACAAGGGCGGGCTGCGTTTTCATCCGTCTGTCAACCTCAGTACGCTCAAGTTTCTAGCCTTTGAACAGATTTTTAAAAATAGCCTGACCCAACTTCCCATGGGAGGCGGTAAGGGAGGAGCTGATTTTGACCCAAAAGGTCGTTCTGACCGCGAGGTGATGTTTTTTTGTCAAAGCTTTATGACCGAGCTGTTTCGTCACATTAGCTCGGATAATGATGTACCTGCCGGAGATATCGGGGTCGGTGCAAGGGAAATCGGGTTTATGTTTGGACAATATAAACGACTCAAAAATGAGTTTACCGGCGTTTTGACAGGCAAGGGCGCAAGCTACGGCGGCAGCCTGATCCGCCCGGAGGCGACGGGTTACGGGGTTGTTTATTTTGTGGAACAAATGCTCAACCAGCGGCGCGACAGTATCAAAGGGAAAAAAGTAGTTATTTCCGGTTCCGGTAACGTGGCTCAATATACGCTCGAAAAGTGCATGGAGCTGGGCGCAAAAGTGGTAACTCTTTCTGATTCATCAGGTTACATCTACGATGAGAACGGTATAGATGCAGAAAAGTTTGCCTACATCATGCATTTGAAAAATGAAACGCGCGGCCGGATCAACGAGTATGCTGACAGGTTCGGATGTGAATTTGTGGCCGGAAGAACTCCGTGGGAAATACCGTGTGACATTGCCTTGCCGAATGCTACCCAAAATGAACTTAATGCGGATGATGCCCGCCTGCTCGTTAAGAACGGCTGTATCTGTGTAGCCGAAGGAGCGAATATGCCGTGTACCCCGGAAGCCATTGAGGTATTTGAGAATCATGATATCCTGTACGCCCCGGGAAAGGCGGCGAATGCGGGCGGCGTGGCAGTTTCGGGTCTTGAAATGTCGCAAAACTCACTGCGCTTGTCGTGGTCGCGGGAGGAAGTAGATAAAAAATTGCAGGAGATCATGTTAAATATTCATTCGACCTGCCTGCGCTACGGCCGCCGGCCTGACGGGCGGATGAGTTACCTGCAAGGAGCCAATATCGGAGGCTTCGTGCGGGTAGCCGACGCCATGCTGGCGCAGGGACTGGTGTAA
- a CDS encoding ATP-binding cassette domain-containing protein has product MLGILRIFASSVWPIFLYQSLKTIGTSSKGTILIHVIAVAFLLVAAAVSHHFQSKINIGILSKFTVELSSRIWKKMNALDWLTFHGKNRVYYFDMLLIETWRVRNGLVAILESLIVNALIALILSIFIGFVSMPLFFICLAGLVIMGATHILATIQTRPFVKKFHDAWRVQHHWISKCVDQFDLLKMDRAYQESLNAHRNNTEEFVAVNSKLLLTQARWRNVNQLVANMVRIAVFMIGIYWVKIEYIGLDGLLLTLLVVSIVQGNISQVTGSMAGIMEAQESLKTIALFLRLKEEKPVESTEVIPPLTKISIRGLSYGYHDTLVVKNVDLDLQSGNIYLWQGANGSGKTTVAHILMGLIEPEQGTLKINDQPANWATLKSLRKRFAYLNQDSPVFMGDIKENALFGHPEPELAWEGLQSSWLHRLLPGKHAEGTRRVGERGEGLSGGESKRVAFIRELLRSSEILILDEPLNHLDEYVIREIEREIVNIKAKTIVIIISHQSGFERIADEIRQF; this is encoded by the coding sequence TTGCTGGGTATCCTTCGCATATTTGCTTCCTCAGTATGGCCGATATTTTTATATCAGTCTTTAAAAACAATAGGGACTTCATCAAAAGGGACTATCCTTATTCATGTAATAGCAGTTGCATTTTTATTAGTAGCAGCTGCTGTTTCTCATCATTTTCAGTCTAAAATAAATATTGGTATCCTAAGTAAATTCACGGTAGAATTGAGCAGCCGGATATGGAAGAAAATGAATGCGCTTGACTGGCTGACATTTCATGGCAAAAATCGCGTCTATTATTTTGATATGCTTTTAATTGAAACCTGGCGGGTGAGGAATGGTCTTGTTGCGATCCTGGAATCATTGATTGTTAATGCCCTTATTGCCCTTATTCTTAGCATCTTTATTGGGTTTGTAAGTATGCCATTATTTTTTATTTGTCTGGCGGGTTTAGTAATCATGGGCGCCACCCACATACTTGCTACCATTCAGACCAGGCCTTTTGTGAAAAAATTTCACGATGCCTGGCGGGTGCAGCACCATTGGATTTCTAAATGTGTCGATCAATTTGATCTCCTTAAAATGGATCGGGCCTACCAGGAATCATTGAACGCACATCGGAATAACACAGAAGAATTTGTAGCAGTAAATAGCAAATTATTGCTGACGCAGGCACGGTGGCGAAATGTGAATCAGCTTGTCGCGAATATGGTTCGCATTGCCGTATTTATGATTGGTATTTATTGGGTAAAAATTGAATATATTGGTTTGGACGGCCTGCTGTTGACCCTTTTGGTGGTCAGTATAGTACAGGGAAATATCAGTCAGGTAACTGGCAGTATGGCTGGTATCATGGAAGCCCAGGAGTCGCTGAAAACCATTGCGTTATTTTTGCGTTTGAAGGAAGAAAAACCAGTCGAATCAACCGAAGTAATTCCACCGTTAACGAAAATTTCAATCCGCGGTTTATCTTACGGTTATCATGATACACTTGTTGTAAAAAATGTTGATTTAGATCTGCAATCCGGTAACATATATCTTTGGCAGGGTGCAAATGGAAGCGGTAAAACAACAGTCGCCCATATTTTAATGGGATTGATAGAACCTGAGCAGGGAACATTAAAAATCAATGATCAGCCAGCTAATTGGGCTACGCTAAAGTCCCTGCGAAAACGCTTCGCCTATTTGAATCAGGACTCACCTGTTTTTATGGGCGATATTAAAGAAAACGCTTTATTCGGACACCCCGAGCCGGAGCTTGCCTGGGAAGGCTTACAGTCCAGCTGGCTTCATAGATTATTGCCGGGAAAGCATGCGGAAGGAACGCGGCGGGTCGGTGAAAGAGGAGAAGGTCTTTCCGGGGGCGAATCAAAACGCGTCGCGTTCATTCGCGAACTTTTGCGTTCATCCGAAATACTGATTTTGGATGAACCACTCAATCACCTCGACGAATATGTAATCCGGGAAATTGAACGTGAAATTGTCAATATAAAAGCAAAGACGATTGTAATTATTATTAGTCATCAGTCAGGATTTGAGCGTATAGCAGATGAAATCAGACAATTTTGA
- a CDS encoding nucleotidyltransferase family protein — translation MWEQQVVMDELDYSCFRLIPLFYRGNSECGIATVHDKRLKIVYKYWWLKNQHLSNQLNVIHRTFSAAGIESVVIKGASLKTYYDLGELRPMADFDLLVRPSDLNRAMKIIHAGNFKVVDKIASYFEKKRNVYQYFNHAVSCIHTNNDTQLDLHWRIGSHCSYSFTSNLWNHLDDYPLIPNAKKPKLAYEICMLLIHAIESENRDNLNWIIDAAMINKVANQAYWKEARQLAVAEKKESLFDYGCSILVSLGIEAPDPGVVMRPLGAMRTGPAERKVLDVKTIARHRFHNHRLFVNSMFPNANRFAKTFEFGKSVYYKYILSKNGYFME, via the coding sequence TTGTGGGAGCAGCAGGTGGTAATGGATGAACTGGACTACAGTTGTTTTCGCCTTATCCCTCTATTTTATCGTGGTAATTCCGAATGTGGAATTGCTACCGTCCACGATAAACGACTAAAAATAGTATACAAATATTGGTGGCTGAAAAACCAGCATTTATCCAATCAGCTAAATGTAATACACCGTACCTTTTCTGCTGCGGGCATTGAGAGCGTAGTTATCAAAGGGGCCTCGCTGAAAACATATTATGATCTCGGTGAATTAAGACCAATGGCTGATTTTGATTTGCTCGTTCGTCCCTCCGATCTGAACCGGGCTATGAAAATAATTCACGCCGGGAACTTCAAAGTTGTTGATAAAATAGCCTCTTATTTTGAGAAAAAAAGGAATGTTTATCAGTATTTTAATCATGCGGTCTCTTGTATTCATACAAACAATGATACCCAATTAGATTTGCACTGGCGCATCGGTTCACATTGTTCGTATTCATTTACCAGTAACTTATGGAATCACCTGGACGATTATCCGCTTATCCCGAATGCTAAAAAGCCAAAATTGGCATATGAAATATGTATGCTGCTGATACATGCCATCGAATCTGAAAACCGGGACAATCTCAACTGGATTATCGATGCAGCGATGATTAATAAAGTAGCAAACCAGGCATATTGGAAAGAGGCAAGACAACTGGCCGTCGCAGAGAAGAAAGAAAGTCTTTTTGATTACGGTTGTTCCATCTTAGTCAGCCTGGGAATCGAAGCTCCTGATCCGGGAGTTGTAATGAGGCCTTTGGGCGCAATGCGAACAGGTCCGGCAGAAAGAAAAGTGCTCGACGTTAAAACAATAGCACGTCATCGTTTCCATAATCACAGGCTATTTGTTAATTCCATGTTCCCAAACGCGAATCGCTTTGCTAAAACTTTTGAGTTTGGAAAGAGTGTGTATTACAAATACATTTTAAGTAAGAATGGCTATTTTATGGAATGA
- a CDS encoding glycosyltransferase family 2 protein, whose amino-acid sequence MKSSQIDVIIAVYNGEKFIEDAIVSARNQTWKDLNIIVADDGSTDETVNIVTALAKSDDRIILLTRPHQGVSATLNAAIQYSSAKYVAFLDADDLWDVTKLAVQMEALANSEHEVCFCMVQEFDTLPENSTQSYRARPEPMKGFSKISFLGKRSIFTRFGLFDESVAIGDFVDWFSRVVRAEVSVIILDQVLAFRRIHENNTTRNISKNVFLKLLKTHLDAKRKDS is encoded by the coding sequence ATGAAAAGTTCTCAAATAGATGTGATCATTGCCGTTTATAATGGCGAAAAATTTATTGAAGATGCCATTGTCTCTGCCCGGAACCAAACCTGGAAAGATCTTAATATCATCGTAGCGGATGATGGTTCTACTGACGAAACGGTGAATATCGTTACCGCACTGGCGAAATCCGATGATCGGATCATCTTGTTAACCCGTCCGCACCAGGGTGTTTCTGCAACGTTAAATGCTGCCATTCAATATTCATCTGCAAAATACGTAGCTTTTTTAGATGCCGATGATCTTTGGGATGTCACGAAATTGGCAGTTCAGATGGAAGCTTTGGCAAATAGCGAACATGAGGTTTGTTTCTGTATGGTCCAGGAATTTGACACTTTGCCGGAAAATTCCACCCAATCCTATCGCGCCAGACCAGAGCCCATGAAAGGTTTTTCAAAAATTTCCTTTCTGGGAAAGAGATCGATATTTACCCGTTTCGGATTGTTTGATGAAAGTGTTGCTATCGGGGATTTTGTGGATTGGTTTAGCCGCGTCGTTCGGGCCGAGGTATCAGTAATTATACTCGATCAGGTACTGGCTTTTCGCAGGATCCATGAAAACAATACCACCAGGAATATTTCGAAAAATGTATTTTTGAAGCTTTTAAAAACGCATTTGGATGCAAAAAGAAAAGATTCCTGA
- a CDS encoding MATE family efflux transporter codes for MTATNHLGHAPVKALFFQYYGPAIISLLSSTIHQVINGIILGQQVGKEGLAAVGLYGPVVIVLVALSLPVMIGGGVLISKHIGAADYTKAQYVFQFATTLVLLIGGSVALSAPMSAKPLAQFLAGKDNLALAEYTADYAFWQLASLPFFFLGMVWGNFVRADGSPKVSRNASILAAVVNIVLDLILVVGFNLGVKGASIATSVALFSGAAYLFFYVLRGNTHYDFSSFRFTLRFAQWREFLKVGMPSFASEIAFSSGLLLINQSLIQYGSSAVAAFGLVNYLSFLLIRPFTAAMIAALPIISFNVGAKQPQRVLEVFRFSLGFTIVLGIIVTLAGLFLSDPLVFLFSGDQTVSSRQIASQAMNIYFLLFLAAGPNYILAAFLQSTGKTTLTMIINLLKGFLLIVPALLILPEHFGLSGVWLSRSLAEILTFAFVGFYTLYNRKQYFAANAIVPGI; via the coding sequence ATGACTGCTACCAATCACTTGGGACACGCTCCCGTTAAGGCCTTGTTTTTTCAGTATTACGGTCCGGCCATTATCAGTTTGCTGTCTTCTACCATTCACCAGGTAATCAATGGTATCATTTTGGGGCAGCAGGTTGGTAAGGAAGGTCTGGCCGCGGTAGGCTTGTATGGTCCGGTGGTCATTGTTTTGGTGGCGCTGAGCTTGCCTGTCATGATCGGAGGCGGGGTTTTGATCAGTAAGCATATCGGCGCGGCGGACTATACGAAAGCACAATACGTTTTTCAGTTTGCCACCACACTGGTACTGCTGATTGGTGGAAGCGTTGCCCTCAGCGCGCCAATGTCCGCTAAGCCGCTCGCGCAATTCCTGGCGGGTAAGGATAACCTGGCTTTGGCTGAATATACAGCAGACTATGCTTTTTGGCAGCTGGCCAGTCTGCCATTTTTCTTTTTGGGAATGGTCTGGGGGAATTTTGTCCGGGCAGACGGTTCTCCAAAAGTATCCAGAAATGCATCTATCCTTGCAGCTGTCGTGAATATAGTGCTCGACCTGATATTGGTTGTCGGGTTCAACCTGGGCGTGAAAGGTGCATCGATCGCAACTTCGGTTGCTTTATTTTCCGGCGCGGCTTACCTCTTTTTTTACGTCCTGAGAGGCAACACACATTACGATTTTTCCTCGTTCCGTTTTACGCTCCGTTTTGCCCAGTGGCGAGAGTTCCTGAAAGTAGGCATGCCTTCGTTTGCTTCTGAAATTGCGTTCTCATCCGGACTGTTACTGATAAATCAGTCGCTGATCCAATACGGTTCTTCGGCCGTAGCCGCGTTTGGTTTAGTCAATTATCTGAGCTTTTTACTGATACGTCCTTTCACGGCAGCTATGATTGCCGCACTGCCGATCATCTCGTTTAATGTAGGTGCCAAACAGCCGCAACGGGTTTTGGAAGTTTTTCGTTTTTCGTTGGGCTTCACGATAGTATTAGGGATTATCGTAACGCTGGCCGGGCTGTTTTTATCCGACCCGCTGGTTTTCTTATTCTCAGGAGATCAAACCGTTTCGTCCCGGCAAATAGCCTCTCAGGCCATGAACATCTATTTTTTACTTTTTCTCGCTGCCGGCCCAAACTATATTTTAGCCGCTTTTTTACAAAGTACGGGTAAAACAACGCTTACCATGATAATCAATCTGTTAAAAGGCTTCTTATTGATCGTACCGGCCCTGCTGATTCTCCCTGAACATTTTGGTCTTTCGGGTGTGTGGTTGTCCCGGTCATTGGCTGAAATACTGACTTTTGCTTTTGTTGGGTTTTATACATTATATAACAGAAAGCAATATTTTGCAGCAAATGCGATCGTGCCGGGTATTTAA
- a CDS encoding phosphoenolpyruvate carboxykinase (ATP): MNPVAYFDNVLSLFDSLSYVHTDQLKLADRTIHLRTPSLALREKFLPTLAHLSDTTEEKKPELTIWYADDNTLPQPMKAPPLEGFNAQGYHADLDQGDIQIFFQPWQTQIFLYSRSKSIGIYWVQQAEQVPWWECTFSFRALFHLWTHALPAQLVHAGTMAKNGIGVLIPGQSGSGKSTSCLNLLRAGYEYLGDDYVWVELGEEIKVFTLYQTAKVEPDNFLTRFSDWEPFLRNKTTFKEQKAIFHVTDIFPEAGISVSPVKAILLPKVAHQEYTGFEKANPTQALMAMAPTTLHHLPYGRTNSYRKLMKVASLLPGYHWNLGTNQKQFVESFDHFLANELS; this comes from the coding sequence TTGAATCCAGTTGCTTATTTCGACAACGTGCTATCGTTGTTCGACTCACTTTCTTATGTGCATACCGATCAGCTGAAACTGGCTGACAGGACAATCCATTTGCGTACACCTTCTTTGGCTTTACGGGAAAAATTCCTGCCTACCTTGGCGCATCTTTCGGATACAACGGAAGAAAAGAAACCCGAATTGACGATCTGGTACGCGGATGATAACACGCTTCCACAACCGATGAAAGCCCCGCCTTTGGAAGGTTTTAATGCGCAGGGTTACCACGCCGATCTGGATCAGGGCGATATTCAAATCTTTTTTCAACCCTGGCAGACTCAAATATTTCTTTATTCCAGAAGTAAATCCATTGGTATTTATTGGGTGCAGCAGGCAGAACAGGTACCCTGGTGGGAGTGTACTTTTTCTTTTCGGGCGCTGTTTCATTTATGGACTCATGCGCTTCCTGCTCAGCTGGTACATGCAGGTACGATGGCCAAAAATGGTATTGGTGTATTAATTCCCGGACAAAGCGGCTCCGGAAAATCAACTTCGTGCCTTAATTTACTTCGCGCCGGTTATGAATATTTAGGAGATGATTATGTGTGGGTCGAATTAGGGGAAGAAATTAAAGTATTCACACTTTATCAGACTGCGAAAGTAGAACCGGATAATTTCCTGACAAGATTTTCGGACTGGGAGCCTTTTCTTCGAAACAAAACAACTTTTAAAGAACAAAAAGCAATATTTCATGTGACTGATATTTTTCCGGAAGCCGGCATATCAGTATCCCCGGTTAAGGCGATTCTTTTACCAAAAGTAGCACATCAGGAATACACTGGTTTTGAAAAAGCCAACCCTACCCAGGCACTGATGGCGATGGCACCGACTACGCTTCACCATTTGCCTTACGGCCGGACCAATTCATATCGTAAACTCATGAAAGTTGCCTCCTTATTACCGGGTTATCACTGGAATTTAGGTACAAACCAAAAGCAGTTTGTTGAATCTTTTGACCATTTCCTGGCTAATGAATTGTCCTAA
- a CDS encoding response regulator transcription factor translates to MPKVLLIEDETALGMIVKDSLTYRGFTVFYAENGIAGLEQFALYRPDIVVADVMMPDMDGFTMAGKIRQQDPNVPIMFLTARSQTADVVKGFELGGNDYLKKPFSLDELVVRIEALLRPRNAANFSQEVFRIGRYTFDPAKQKLSLDGHEASLSHREAELLRRLYQLRNQVLEKNMVLLELWGDDSFFNGRSLDVFITRLRRYLKDDPQVQIVNIRGIGYKLIF, encoded by the coding sequence ATGCCAAAAGTTTTACTCATCGAAGACGAAACTGCATTGGGGATGATCGTCAAAGACAGTCTGACCTATCGCGGATTCACGGTCTTCTACGCCGAAAACGGGATTGCCGGGCTTGAACAGTTCGCATTATATCGCCCCGACATTGTCGTGGCCGATGTAATGATGCCGGATATGGATGGTTTTACGATGGCTGGAAAGATTCGCCAGCAAGACCCCAATGTGCCAATCATGTTCCTGACTGCGCGCTCACAAACCGCCGACGTCGTCAAAGGTTTCGAGCTGGGTGGAAATGATTATCTCAAGAAACCGTTCAGCCTCGACGAGCTGGTTGTCCGTATTGAAGCCCTGCTCCGGCCGAGAAATGCAGCTAACTTTTCTCAGGAAGTTTTCAGAATTGGCAGATACACATTTGATCCGGCTAAGCAAAAACTGTCACTTGATGGCCACGAAGCTTCTTTATCTCACCGTGAAGCAGAGCTGCTGCGTCGCTTGTATCAGCTGCGCAATCAGGTGCTGGAAAAAAACATGGTGCTTTTGGAGCTTTGGGGTGATGATTCTTTCTTCAACGGCCGCAGTTTGGACGTTTTTATAACACGCCTGCGTCGCTACCTTAAAGACGACCCGCAGGTACAGATTGTCAACATTCGTGGTATCGGGTATAAGTTGATTTTCTGA